The nucleotide sequence ATAAAAATTAAGCCCCTAAATTACTTTAGGGGCTTTTTTGTTTCAAAATTTGAAATGCAAAAATAGTGTTACCAAGGCTTTTTGGCAGCCTTTTCAATTGAAATGGCGGTACTAGAAATAAACATTTTCTTGATATCGGGACAAATCAAGACACTGCTTGAGGAATTAGGCGTATAGGAATGTGCGGTTCCAGCCACCCGCCAAGAACTTCCGTCAGCTAATTCAAAGCTATCTCCAGACATCCCTAGGAATGCATAGGGATTTTTAAGTTGGGATAAATAACAAATAACTTGATTTGCATCAGATTTCTGCGCATAAACTTCTGCGGATAAGAGCAGCACAATCAACAATAAAAACTTAGGCAATAAACGATTAACTAGGCACTTCATTATTTACAGTGATTGCGAATAATAATTTCACACTCTTTTAGGCGTTTTAATGCCAACTTTGTTGGCAATACTAGCTTTATCCGTCCATCAGTGGGGTCGAACTTCATTTCGACCAGTTTTTTTGCTTGCAAAGACTTCAGAGTTGCATGGAGAGTTGCCTGGGAGGCCAGACCCTCAAGCAATAAGAGGTCGAGAACGCGTAGCTGAATTTGGTCAAGATAAGCCTCGTAGACCGCATTTAACATGCTTATTTCAAGCTGCTTACTTAGGCCAAAACGCTTATTGGCTAACCTTATATCGTTATATATAGCCAAGTAAACAGAGCTATTCTTTCTATTCATGCACCAATTCTAGGCATAGAATAGCCGTATGGCTATTATTATCGATTTGAACTTATTGAATTAATTTTTATAAATAGTTAAGGCTTTGTAATAAAGCAAATCTCAATACGCATCTAATCGAAACCCCACTCTATTAATCTTTAGGTAATATTTATCATCACAGAGTGCTATTAATAAAAATATGGGAGGCAGTAATGATCCAATTCGAACCATGTAATTTGTTTCGCCGATTTTTTCAGCTCATCTCACTTTCAATATTTCTACTGATTTCTAGTCAGAGTGTATTTGCCCAATCCGATTACCCCAACAAGCCTATTCGTTTTGTTGTGCCATTTCCTGCTGGTGGGGCTACTGACAATATCGCAAGACCTTTACAAAATGAACTATTAAATTCCTATAAATGGAGTGTAGTGATTGATAACAAGCCGGGGGCTGGCGGTAATATCGGTGCGGAAATTGTTTCTAAATCAGCCCCAGATGGTTACACATGGCTAATGGCTTCCGTTGGTACACATGGAATAAATTTACCGCTCTACACACAGGGTGGCGGCAAATTGCCTTTTGACCCCGTCAAAGATTTCACACCGATTTCTTTAGTGGCTGAATTACCAAACGTGCTTGTTCTAAATCCTGAATTTGCAGCCAAGAACAACATCAATACTGTGAATGACTTAATCGCCTATGCAAAAGCCAACCCCGGAAAGATCAATATGGCCTCTAGCGGCAATGGCACATCCATTCATATGGCAGGAGAGCTATTTAAGACAATGACAAAAACCTATATGGTCCACTTGCCTTATAAGGGCAGTCCTCCAGCTGTAACGGATTTATTAGCAGGCAATGTGGACATCATGTTTGATAATCTACCCTCTTGCATTAATTACATTCGCGCAGGTCGTTTGAAGGCTTTAGCAGTAACCAGCGCAAAACGCTCTCCCGCATTTCCAGATTTACCAACCATTGCTGAAGCTGCTAACCTTCCTGGCTACGAGGCTACCTCCTGGTTTGGCGTTGTCGGCCCAGCCAACATGCCTGCGGACATTCTCAATAAAGATAGCACCACATTAATGGCTGCTATTAACAGCCCATCTGTGAAAGAAAAGTATTTGGCTATGGGCGCACAACCAGTAGGTAATACACCTGCCCAGTTTTCAACTTTCATTAAAAATGAAATTACTAAATGGACTAAGGTTGTTAAAGACTCTGGCGCAAAGGTTGACTAAATAACCTGCAAAGCAATTGAGTCTGCATGATTAAATAAAAAAGAGGGTTACCTGCCCTCTTTTTTTTATTGGACAGCCACATCTAAAGTTACTTGCCCAATTGCGACAATAGTTTACTTGGCGATATCACCTCTTGATCTAGGATCAACTCAATAAGAGCGCCATATTTGCTCTCAAGAGCTTTAGCAAACGCAGGTGCAAATTCTTCTGTTTTACTAACCCTAAATCCAGGGATACCAAAACTATCTGCAAACTTCACAAAATCTGGGTTTGTTAATCCAGTGGCGATTACTCGGGATTTAAATTCACGTTCTTGATGCATGCGAATCGTACCCAACATATTATTATTAACAATAAAAACTATTGGGAAAGCTTCGTACCTTGCCGCGGTTGCTAGCTCTTGGCAGTTCATCATGAAATCTCCATCCCCACAGACTGCTATTGCCACTCTTTCAGGATGAACAATCTTTGCTGCAATTGCTGCTGGCAAGCCATAACCCATAGAGCCATTTGCTGGAGCTAATTGTGTTTTAAAAGGTCCATATGGATAAAAACGATGCACCCATGTTGCAAAATTTCCTGCACCATTAGTAACAATTGAATCGCGAGGAATAGATTTTGGCAAAGAACTCATAATCTGCGCTAATTGCAGATCACCTGGCACAGTTACTGGACTTGAAAAAGCCAGATATTCGGCATGAGCCGAATGCGAATCATCTGAACTGTGATTGCTACCCATCGTTACATTACTTAAGGCTGTACAAAAATTTTCTGGACTGCAATTGAGTGCAAAATCAGGGCGATAAACGCGACCCAGCTCTTCTGGTCCTGAATGAACATGTATCAAAGTATTTTTAGCTTTAGGCACACTTAATACGCTATATCCTGCAGTCGTCATCTCTCCAAGGCGCTCACCAATAACCAATAAAACATCGGCATCCTGAACACGTTTCACCAAGGATGGATTAGCACCAATACCTAAATCGCCAGCGAATGCGGGGTTCAGATTATCCAAAAGATCTTGTGAACGAAAACTGGTGGCGACAGGAATGCCTTCACGATTAGCCCAAGCGCTCAGAGAATCACATGCAGCACGGCTCCAATTTCCACCACCGGCAATAATCATTGGACGTTTAGCACTAGCGAATGCTTTCATTGCCTCATCAAAAGCTTTTATATCAAGGCCTGGCTGCACAACATGGGCTGGTGCAACTGGATGCTCTTCTCCAGTCATATAAAGAACATCCTCTGGTAATGCTAGAACAACGGGACCTTTACGTCCCGCTTGTGCCACATGAAATGCGTGGGATACAAACTCATCAATTCGATCAACGCGATCAATGCTACCAACCCATTTTGCACACTCAGAATACATGCGACGATAGTCGACCTCCTGAAATGCCTCTCGTTCGACCATATCAGTTCCTACTTGGCCAACTAATAAGACCATTGGAGTGGAATCTTGATATGCGGTATGCACACCCACCATCGCATTTGATGCGCCTGGACCACGAGTAACCATCAGCACCCCTGGCTTGCCTGTCAATTTGCCATAGGCCTCTGCCATATAAGCAGCACCACCTTCTTGACGGCAGGTAATAAATTGAAATTCGGGGTGATCTACCAAGCCATTTAATAAAGGCAGAAAGCTTTCTCCAGGAACGCCAAACGCTACGTCTACGCCCTGCCTCACCAAAGCGTTAGCTAGAATTTGGCCGCCATTAAGTGACTTACCAGGTGTCTCCATGCCCCTATACCTTCTTCTTTATAACTTCATGCTGAAGTCAATGGTGTGTTTATTGAAAGTTATCACACTTTATCAACTCTACCGTGAATTCGGGGCATTGCCTGACATATACTCTACAAAACAACTACATAACAAACCAATTTAGCTGGAGACAATATTATGAGACTGTTCGCCTATCAGGGATCAGATGGTATTGAAAGCATAGGTGCACTTATTAAGAGTGGAACAGATGAGTTTATCGACCTATGTGCCACCGATAACCAGATACCAAGAAGCTTGCAATCGATCATTCAGAGCCCAGACCTATTGAGTCGAGCAAATTCCGCCCTGAGCACTCAAAATACCGTTCGCGGCAATACTAGCTCCATTTCTTTTAAGCCCCCGATAGATAGACCAGGAAAAATTGTTTGCATGGGGTTGAATTACGCAGACCACGCTAAAGAAGGTGGCAATGCAAGACCAGAATACCCTAGCTTTTTTATGCGTGGTCCGAGCTCACTCACTGCACACTTATGCCCTATCATCAAGCCTCGCGTTTCTGACAAGCTGGACTATGAGGCAGAGCTTGCATTTGTGGTTGGCAAAAAGTCACGTCATCTCACTTTAGATAATGCATTAGATTGTGTTGCTGGCTACAGCATTTTTAATGACGGTAGCGTTCGTGATTACCAACGCAAGACAACACAATGGACTATCGGCAAAAACTTTGATCAAACCGGTGCGTTTGGTCCATGGCTTGTTACACCAGATGAACTGCCTCCTGGGTGTCACGGCCTGAACATTCAATCACGACTAAATGGTCAGGTGATGCAGAATGCAAACACCAAAGATTTTCTTTGGGGCATTGCGGAAACGATTGTGCTGATCTCTGAATGCATGACCTTAGAGCCAGGTGATGTTGTTATCACTGGGACGCCAGCAGGTGTCGGCTATGCCAGAACCCCACCCGTCTTTATGAAGGCTGGAGATATTTGCGAGATTGAGATTGAGTCTATTGGCGTCTTGCGCAACACCATTGTTAACGAGTAGCCAATAAAACTGATGCTGAGTCGACAAAAGCCATATCTAATGGCCCTCAGAGGCTATTTAGACAGGTTTTAATTCAGGCAAATACCCAAATCAAGCATTAAAATAGCGTCATGATAAAAATGCCTGAACTCCTTGCCCCAGCGGGCAGCCTACAGATGCTCCAAACTGCTTTTGATTTTGGAGCAGATGCAATTTACGCTGGCCAGCCTCGCTATTCCTTACGCGTCCGAAATAATGACTTTGGAAAAATTGAGGTCTTAAAGCAAGGCATCGATACCGCTCATGATTTAGGCAAGAAATTCTACCTAGTCTCAAACCTATTGCCCCATGGAGCGAAGACTCGCACTTATATTCGCGATATGTCTCCTGTGGTGGCATTAAAACCTGATGCCTTAATCATGTCGGACCCCGGGCTCATCATGATGGCAAGAGAAGCTTGGCCAGATATGCCAATTCATTTATCAGTACAGGCTAACACTGTAAATGGGGCATCCGCTAAATTCTGGCGCTCTGTTGGCATCAGTCGCGTGATCCTTTCGCGGGAACTTTCCTTTGATGAAATTGAAGAGGTTCGCCAAGATTGCCCAGAAATGGAGTTAGAAGTTTTTGTTCATGGTGCTTTATGTATTGCTTACTCTGGACGGTGCCTCCTTTCAGGCTACATGTCTCACCGCGACTCAAATCAAGGCGCCTGCACTAACGCTTGCCGGTGGGACTACAAAGTGAAACCTGGGCAGCAAAATCAAAGCGGCGATGTTGTCTTACTACAAGAAGCAAGACGACCAGATGAGTTAATACCCATGGAAGAAGATGAGCATGGCACTTACATCATGAATTCAAAGGATTTACGCGCCATTGAGCACATTGAGCGACTCACCAAAATGGGTGTCGATTCGTTCAAGATTGAGGGTCGCACAAAATCACCATATTACGTAGCTCGCACTTGCCAGGCCTATCGTGCTGCAATCAATGATGCCGTAGCAGGAAAACCTTTTGATACAACCTTGCTTGGTAATTTAGAAGGTCTAGCCAATCGCGGCTATACCGATGGGTTTTATGAGCGTCATCACGACAAGGAATATCAGCTCTACATGCGTGGCCACTCCTTATCTGGAAGAAGCCTGTATGTTGGAGAGACATTGGAAATCGACCATGAGAATGGACGTGTAAAAGTAGATGTTAAAAATCGTTTTTCTATTGGCGACAAATTAGAAATAATTGAGCCCAATGGCAATCAAGACATCGTCTTAGATCAGATGTGGAATATGAACGGCGAACCCATATCTGTTGCCCCAGGATCGGGCCACTTTGTTTGGATTAAATTAGATCTCAAGGATAGCAAAGCGTATATAGCGCGCTACACCAAGGATCCAGCTCCTATTGAGACTACCTCCTCTTGCTCAAACAGCGAATCCTGCTGCAACGCTTAACTCAGATTTATTGAATCTAGAACATGAATAATGTCTCAAACGTCAATTTAGCAAAATCCACCTTTAAAGAAAAATTAGTTGACGAGGCAAAGAAAGCATTTGTTCTCACCTTATATCTAGGAACATGGTTCTGTGCACTTGCATTTTTGGCGGCAACTTTATTAGATGAGCGCCCTATCCCTCTTAGCATTTTTGGATTTGCATTAATCAAAGCTGGTATTACTGCAAAGTTTTTATTGATTGGGCAGGCCATTTATCCAATTACAGTAGATAAAACTCATGGGATTGTGAGATCGCTATTGGTTGAATCGCTTATTTATATCGCAATAGTTTTAGGTTTGAACTACCTTGAGGCTGGCATTGATGGCGTTCTACATGGTAAAAACTTTTTAGTTTCCATGACCGCTTTTGGACAGGCCGACCCATTGAAAATAGTCGCCTTCTCTTTTGTGTATTGGCTCATTATTTGGCCATATCTAATGCTTGCTGGCATGCAATTATTGTTAGGCAAAGAACATATTTGGAGCCTATTTTTTGGCTCCAAAAATTTAAGTAGCAACTAACTTAATGAATTTGAATTTGCTGTCCAGGTCTTGGTCATCATTTCAATTACTGTTTTACCAGGCTGGATTTTTATGTGTAGCGCTACTACTTTCAATAAATACATATGCACAAGAAATTGAAGCGCGAGCCTACTCTAATGCCCCCATTGGCATGAACTTTATTACTGGCGGCCTAGCTCAAGCAAAGAGTGGCTCCTATACACTTAATACGCAAGCCTTAAGCCTTACCCATGTCATTGATGTGGCAGGTCAATCTGGTAGATTAACCATGGTGCTACCCTATTCCGAGCTTTCAGGAACGGGGCAATTAGGCACACAAACCATTAATGCCTCTGCTGAGGGACTATCGGACCCTCTTGTTAAGGCCTCAGTTAACCTCTATGGTGCTCCAGCACTCACCAATAGTGAGTTCATAAAATACAAACAAGATTTAATTATTGGTGCGAGTATTGCCGCAACCATTCCCTGGGGAAAATACAACAGCAATCAAATGATTAATGTTGGAGCTAATCGGTCACTCATTCAGCCAGCCATGGGACTCTCTCAAGCAGTCGGGCCTTGGCGATTAGAGCTTGCAGGTATGGCCACAATCTATACCAGCAATAACAACTTCATGGGCAACAATACCCTATCGCAAAATCCAATCTACTCAGGCGAGACCCATGTGATTTACTATTTTCCTAATACAGCATGGATTTCTGCTGATGCAACATATTTCACAGGCGGCCAAACCTATGTCAATGGCTTGGCAATTAATGGCGTTCAAGAGAACTGGCGTTTTGGCAGCACCCTGTCCTATCCAATAGATAAAAACAACTCTATTCGTCTAAGCGGCAGCAAAGGGGTCTACTCACGGACCGATACTAGTTACAACGCATTAGGCATATCCTGGCAGTACCGCTGGGGTGGCACTCCTTAGAAACAGCAATACTGCTATCGCTACAATTAGACAAAACATAATTACTAGACTGACAACGAGACAAATATGACCTCCAAACCAAAAGATCCTAAATCTGCAGTAGAAAGTGGTCTACGCAAAGGCTTAACCAGCTATGGAGATAAAGGCTTCTCCTTGTTTTTGCGTAAAGCTTTCATCAAGGGTGCGGGCTACACCAATAGCGCATTAGACCGCCCTGTGATTGGCATTATCAATACTGGTAGCTCTTACAACCCTTGCCACGGCAATATGCCTCAATTGATTGAAGCGGTGAAGCGTGGAGTCATGTTGGCTGGCGGCCTACCAATGGACTTCCCCACCATCTCCATTCATGAGAGTTTTTCATCGCCCACATCAATGTACCTACGTAACCTGATGTCAATGGATACGGAAGAAATGTTGCGCGCACAACCCATGGATGCGGTTGTCATGATTGGGGGTTGCGACAAGACCGTGCCAGCACAAATGATGGGTGCAGCGTCTGCAGGATTGCCCGCCATTCAACTCATTACCGGCTCTATGCTTACCGGATCACACCGTAGCGAACGTGTTGGAGCCTGCACAGACTGTCGTCGCTATTGGGGCAAATTCCGCGCCGGCGAGATTGACGAGGTCGAAAAAGATGAAGTAAACGATCAGCTTGTTGCCAGCGTTGGCACCTGCTCTGTAATGGGTACGGCTAGCACAATGGCTTGCATATCTGAGGCACTTGGAATG is from Polynucleobacter sp. MWH-UH23A and encodes:
- a CDS encoding helix-turn-helix domain-containing protein, whose amino-acid sequence is MNRKNSSVYLAIYNDIRLANKRFGLSKQLEISMLNAVYEAYLDQIQLRVLDLLLLEGLASQATLHATLKSLQAKKLVEMKFDPTDGRIKLVLPTKLALKRLKECEIIIRNHCK
- a CDS encoding tripartite tricarboxylate transporter substrate binding protein: MIQFEPCNLFRRFFQLISLSIFLLISSQSVFAQSDYPNKPIRFVVPFPAGGATDNIARPLQNELLNSYKWSVVIDNKPGAGGNIGAEIVSKSAPDGYTWLMASVGTHGINLPLYTQGGGKLPFDPVKDFTPISLVAELPNVLVLNPEFAAKNNINTVNDLIAYAKANPGKINMASSGNGTSIHMAGELFKTMTKTYMVHLPYKGSPPAVTDLLAGNVDIMFDNLPSCINYIRAGRLKALAVTSAKRSPAFPDLPTIAEAANLPGYEATSWFGVVGPANMPADILNKDSTTLMAAINSPSVKEKYLAMGAQPVGNTPAQFSTFIKNEITKWTKVVKDSGAKVD
- a CDS encoding thiamine pyrophosphate-binding protein is translated as METPGKSLNGGQILANALVRQGVDVAFGVPGESFLPLLNGLVDHPEFQFITCRQEGGAAYMAEAYGKLTGKPGVLMVTRGPGASNAMVGVHTAYQDSTPMVLLVGQVGTDMVEREAFQEVDYRRMYSECAKWVGSIDRVDRIDEFVSHAFHVAQAGRKGPVVLALPEDVLYMTGEEHPVAPAHVVQPGLDIKAFDEAMKAFASAKRPMIIAGGGNWSRAACDSLSAWANREGIPVATSFRSQDLLDNLNPAFAGDLGIGANPSLVKRVQDADVLLVIGERLGEMTTAGYSVLSVPKAKNTLIHVHSGPEELGRVYRPDFALNCSPENFCTALSNVTMGSNHSSDDSHSAHAEYLAFSSPVTVPGDLQLAQIMSSLPKSIPRDSIVTNGAGNFATWVHRFYPYGPFKTQLAPANGSMGYGLPAAIAAKIVHPERVAIAVCGDGDFMMNCQELATAARYEAFPIVFIVNNNMLGTIRMHQEREFKSRVIATGLTNPDFVKFADSFGIPGFRVSKTEEFAPAFAKALESKYGALIELILDQEVISPSKLLSQLGK
- a CDS encoding fumarylacetoacetate hydrolase family protein, whose translation is MRLFAYQGSDGIESIGALIKSGTDEFIDLCATDNQIPRSLQSIIQSPDLLSRANSALSTQNTVRGNTSSISFKPPIDRPGKIVCMGLNYADHAKEGGNARPEYPSFFMRGPSSLTAHLCPIIKPRVSDKLDYEAELAFVVGKKSRHLTLDNALDCVAGYSIFNDGSVRDYQRKTTQWTIGKNFDQTGAFGPWLVTPDELPPGCHGLNIQSRLNGQVMQNANTKDFLWGIAETIVLISECMTLEPGDVVITGTPAGVGYARTPPVFMKAGDICEIEIESIGVLRNTIVNE
- a CDS encoding U32 family peptidase; this encodes MIKMPELLAPAGSLQMLQTAFDFGADAIYAGQPRYSLRVRNNDFGKIEVLKQGIDTAHDLGKKFYLVSNLLPHGAKTRTYIRDMSPVVALKPDALIMSDPGLIMMAREAWPDMPIHLSVQANTVNGASAKFWRSVGISRVILSRELSFDEIEEVRQDCPEMELEVFVHGALCIAYSGRCLLSGYMSHRDSNQGACTNACRWDYKVKPGQQNQSGDVVLLQEARRPDELIPMEEDEHGTYIMNSKDLRAIEHIERLTKMGVDSFKIEGRTKSPYYVARTCQAYRAAINDAVAGKPFDTTLLGNLEGLANRGYTDGFYERHHDKEYQLYMRGHSLSGRSLYVGETLEIDHENGRVKVDVKNRFSIGDKLEIIEPNGNQDIVLDQMWNMNGEPISVAPGSGHFVWIKLDLKDSKAYIARYTKDPAPIETTSSCSNSESCCNA
- a CDS encoding transporter; this translates as MNLNLLSRSWSSFQLLFYQAGFLCVALLLSINTYAQEIEARAYSNAPIGMNFITGGLAQAKSGSYTLNTQALSLTHVIDVAGQSGRLTMVLPYSELSGTGQLGTQTINASAEGLSDPLVKASVNLYGAPALTNSEFIKYKQDLIIGASIAATIPWGKYNSNQMINVGANRSLIQPAMGLSQAVGPWRLELAGMATIYTSNNNFMGNNTLSQNPIYSGETHVIYYFPNTAWISADATYFTGGQTYVNGLAINGVQENWRFGSTLSYPIDKNNSIRLSGSKGVYSRTDTSYNALGISWQYRWGGTP